In Petrotoga sp. 9PW.55.5.1, the following are encoded in one genomic region:
- a CDS encoding PhoU domain-containing protein: MFRGDNAHQINNVSLNRLVRYLNNVLRMGRIVQEMYYKFADAYTERNHELSNEVIKQDDRIDYLEATLNYESAILLSSNQYTGIYLKACFMSSKLVQIFEYMGDLCEKNSKLNIEILKTPSSINVANFEDSVTLVKENLSDVLSLFSDFINIEANKLKTEKVKEDFFRKAKKKLYC; the protein is encoded by the coding sequence TTGTTTAGAGGAGATAATGCCCATCAAATCAACAATGTTAGTTTAAATCGCTTAGTAAGGTATTTGAATAATGTTCTAAGAATGGGCAGAATAGTTCAAGAAATGTACTATAAATTTGCAGATGCTTACACAGAAAGAAATCACGAACTCTCCAATGAGGTTATTAAACAAGATGACAGAATCGATTATTTAGAAGCTACTTTAAACTATGAAAGTGCAATACTCTTATCTTCAAACCAGTATACTGGAATCTATTTAAAAGCATGCTTCATGAGTTCAAAATTAGTTCAAATATTTGAGTATATGGGAGATCTATGCGAAAAGAATTCCAAATTAAATATCGAGATTCTTAAAACCCCAAGTAGTATTAATGTTGCCAACTTCGAAGATTCTGTGACTCTTGTAAAAGAAAATCTTTCCGATGTTTTGTCCCTTTTTTCTGATTTTATCAATATCGAAGCAAATAAACTAAAAACCGAAAAAGTCAAAGAAGATTTTTTTCGCAAAGCTAAAAAAAAGTTGTATTGTTAA